One window of the Miscanthus floridulus cultivar M001 unplaced genomic scaffold, ASM1932011v1 os_2350, whole genome shotgun sequence genome contains the following:
- the LOC136534841 gene encoding DNA (cytosine-5)-methyltransferase DRM2-like has translation MAHWVRESDGSDSFEWDSDGNGEEAASFNAAGASSSAMTSTNTDAPGPSTRVANGNGKAGPSAALVQKYMDMGFAEEIVLKAMKDNGDNGADSLIELLLTYQELGNDLKVDNGFASGCVPQTVDDSDDDDILENWDDEDAGGRSTRVANSFDDSGDEDFLLEISQTDEKVDSLVKMGFPEDEAALAITRCGQDASISVLVDSIYASQTAGDGYCGNLSDYEDNSYGGRNKGRFMDGNKKKRKTYGGQAQGSRGPLDGSSNEPMPLPHPMVGFNLPDQWTRPVDRSLPSQAMGPPYFYYENVALAPKGVWTTISRFLYDIQPEFVDSKYFCAAARKRGYIHNLPLENRSPLLPIPPKTISEAFPHTRRWWPSWDPRRQFNCLQTCVSSAKLLERIRVALTNSSDPPPPRVQKFVLEECRKWNLAWVGLNKVAPLEPDEMEFLLGFPKDHTRGISRRERYRSLGNSFQVDTVAYHLSVLKDMYPQGMNVLSLFSGIGGAEVALHRLGIRMKTVISVEKSEVNRTILKSWWDQTQTGLLIEISDVQTLTSERIEAYVRRTGGFDLVIGGSPCNNLAGSNRHHRDGLEGEHSSLFYHYVRILDSVKSIMERL, from the exons ATGGCG CACTGGGTTAGGGAGAGTGATGGCAGTGACAGCTTCGAATGGGATAGCGATGGCAATGGGGAGGAGGCAGCGAGCTTCAACGCTGCTGGTGCCAGTTCATCAGCAATGACATCAACGAACACTGATGCTCCAGGCCCATCGACACGG GTTGCTAATGGCAATGGGAAGGCTGGGCCATCTGCCGCTTTGGTTCAGAAGTATATGGACATGGGTTTTGCAGAAGAGATTGTTCTGAAGGCCATGAAGGACAATG GGGATAATGGAGCAGATTCATTAATTGAGCTTCTTCTTACTTACCAG GAACTAGGCAATGATCTCAAAGTGGATAATGGCTTTGCTTCTGGTTGTGTCCCCCAAACTGTtgacgatagtgatgatgatgacattcTAGAAAACTgggatgatgaggatgctggtggtAGAAGCACAAGGGTTGCTAACTCTTTTGATGATTCTGGAGACGAG GATTTCTTACTTGAGATATCACAGACGGATGAGAAAGTTGATTCCTTAGTTAAAATGGGGTTTCCTGAAGACGAGGCTGCACTGGCTATTACTAGATGCG GGCAGGATGCATCTATTTCTGTTCTGGTGGATTCAATATATGCTTCACAGACCGCAGGAGATGGTTACTGTGGCAATTTGTCTGACTATGAG GATAATTCCTATGGAGGGAGAAACAAAGGAAGGTTCATGGATGGgaacaaaaaaaagagaaagacatATGGTGGTCAAGCACAGGGAAGTAGAGGCCCATTAGATGGTAGCTCTAATGAACCTATGCCTCTCCCACATCCAATGGTTGGATTTAACTTGCCAGACCAGTGGACAAGACCAGTGGACAGATCTCTGCCTTCACAAGCTATGGGTCCACCATACTTCTACTACGAGAATGTTGCTCTTGCTCCAAAAGGTGTCTGGACTACCATATCAAGATTCTTGTATGATATTCAGCCGGAGTTTGTGGACTCGAAGTACTTCTGTGCTGCTGCCAGGAAAAGAGGTTATATACACAATCTGCCACTTGAGAACAGGTCACCTCTCCTCCCCATACCTCCAAAGACAATATCCGAAGCATTTCCTCATACCAGGAGGTGGTGGCCATCATGGGACCCAAGACGACAGTTCAATTGCCTCCAGACTTGTGTGTCTAGTGCAAAACTGTTAGAGAGGATACGTGTAGCCCTTACAAACAGTTCAGATCCACCTCCTCCAAGAGTTCAGAAGTTTGTGTTGGAGGAGTGTAGGAAATGGAATCTCGCTTGGGTTGGCTTAAACAAGGTTGCTCCTTTAGAGCCTGATGAGATGGAGTTTCTACTCGGCTTTCCGAAGGATCACACCAGAGGTATCAGCAGGAGAGAGAGGTATCGATCtctaggaaattcatttcaagttGATACTGTTGCTTACCATCTCTCAGTCCTCAAGGATATGTACCCACAAGGCATGAATGTACTGTCTTTATTCTCTGGCATTGGAGGAGCAGAGGTAGCTCTCCACAGGCTTGGTATACGCATGAAGACAGTTATTTCAGTAGAGAAGTCTGAGGTCAATAGGACGATTCTGAAGAGTTGGTGGGATCAGACGCAGACTGGTCTTCTGATTGAGATTAGTGATGTGCAGACACTGACATCTGAGAGGATCGAGGCTTATGTTAGAAGAACTGGGGGCTTTGATCTTGTGATTGGTGGAAGTCCCTGTAACAATCTTGCTGGGAGCAACCGTCACCAcagagatggtttggagggcgAACATTCTTCATTATTCTACCACTATGTTAGGATCTTAGACTCCGTCAAGTCCATCATGGAGCGTTTGTAG